One genomic window of Syntrophorhabdales bacterium includes the following:
- a CDS encoding acetate--CoA ligase family protein, whose translation MKLLLGVEALSFMEKEGFLVLKAGLAGNPDEAVLIAERIGFPVALKISSPDVLHKTDEQGVRLFLASEGEVRKAFHELSEGFVSRAPRKRLDGTIVQQMGSGVEVIVGSLIDGQFGPVLMFGLGGIFAESTRDVSFRPLPINHHDAGEMIRDLRASRVLTNPRGERIDVTAIEQLLVQVSDLIARHEEIQEMDLNPVIVSSCGLHICDARIKAATE comes from the coding sequence ATGAAACTATTGCTCGGTGTTGAAGCACTCTCGTTCATGGAGAAAGAAGGATTCCTGGTGCTGAAAGCGGGCCTTGCCGGCAATCCTGATGAGGCAGTGCTGATTGCGGAACGTATCGGTTTTCCGGTTGCTCTCAAGATCTCGTCTCCTGATGTGCTCCACAAAACTGATGAGCAAGGTGTGCGGCTTTTTCTCGCGAGTGAAGGAGAAGTGCGGAAGGCTTTTCACGAACTCTCGGAAGGTTTTGTTTCCCGCGCCCCAAGGAAGCGTCTCGACGGTACTATCGTGCAGCAGATGGGTTCGGGCGTTGAGGTGATTGTCGGGAGCCTCATCGACGGTCAGTTCGGCCCGGTGCTTATGTTCGGTCTTGGCGGCATCTTTGCAGAGTCAACGAGGGACGTTTCGTTCAGGCCGCTTCCCATCAATCATCATGACGCCGGTGAGATGATACGCGACTTGAGGGCATCCAGGGTACTGACAAACCCCAGGGGTGAGAGAATTGATGTTACGGCCATTGAACAGTTGCTCGTACAGGTCTCTGACCTGATTGCGCGGCACGAAGAGATTCAGGAGATGGATCTGAACCCTGTGATCGTCTCCTCATGTGGATTGCACATCTGCGATGCGCGCATCAAGGCGGCAACGGAGTGA